The following is a genomic window from Candidatus Palauibacter soopunensis.
GGAGAATGGGGCCGGAACCGGGTGAGGGCGTTCCCCGACCCCAAGACCGGCCTGTACCAGTTGGAGTGGCGAGAGGACGGCCGCAGGCTCACCCGGTCGCTCGGGCACCGCGATTGGACCCGAGCAAAGAAGCAGGCCGACGAGGCGGCCGCGGGCTTCGCGGTTCGCGAGTCCAACGGCAAGGCCGAAGCCGAGCCGGAGCCGCTCACGCTGGGATCGCTCTTTGACATCTACGGTGAGGAGGTGACGCCCACCAAGACGAGGCGGGTCCAACACCGGGATAGGGTCACGACGGAGATGTTCCTCCGGTTCTTTGGACGGGACCGGAGTCCCGAGACGCTCTCTCAGCGCGATTGGGACCGCTTCATCCGCGAGCGCCGGGCGGGAAGGATCGGGTCGAGCGGGGAGCCCGTTTCCAATCGGACCATCGAGTTGGACCTGAAGTTCCTGCTCGCGGTGTTCAACTGGGCGACGAAATCCCGGGACGAGGAGGGAAGGCTCCTTCTCGACTCGAATCCGCTGAGGGGACTGAAGACGCCCAAGCAGAAGAACCCGACCCGGCCCGTCCTCTCCGAGGAGGAGTATCAGGCGATGCTCCGGGTGTCCCGGCAGGTCGGTTGGCGGTTCCATGTCGCCTTGGTGCTCGCGCACGAAACCGGCCACCGGATCGGAGCGATCCGCCAGCTTCGGTGGACCGACATCGACTTCGAGGGCCGGGCGGTGCGGTGGCGCGCGGAGCACGAGAAGACGGGCTATGAGCACGTCACGCCGATGACGGTGGAGGCGGTAACGGTGTTG
Proteins encoded in this region:
- a CDS encoding tyrosine-type recombinase/integrase, which translates into the protein MARTKRDRRSYSAGEWGRNRVRAFPDPKTGLYQLEWREDGRRLTRSLGHRDWTRAKKQADEAAAGFAVRESNGKAEAEPEPLTLGSLFDIYGEEVTPTKTRRVQHRDRVTTEMFLRFFGRDRSPETLSQRDWDRFIRERRAGRIGSSGEPVSNRTIELDLKFLLAVFNWATKSRDEEGRLLLDSNPLRGLKTPKQKNPTRPVLSEEEYQAMLRVSRQVGWRFHVALVLAHETGHRIGAIRQLRWTDIDFEGRAVRWRAEHEKTGYEHVTPMTVEAVTVLEEAREANPGSGDKLILPAPRNPSASISPGRVAAWWRKAERLAGLEHERGRGWHSLRRKFASDLMDLPLKVLCELGGWKEAQTVLRCYQQADAVQLRKALDSRPRVRA